A window from Vulcanimicrobium alpinum encodes these proteins:
- a CDS encoding formimidoylglutamate deiminase gives MRLFAQTALLPSGWAPDVAIEIAPDGTILSAVPGSRVSPDDERIDGPLIPGIANLHSHAFQRAMAGTAERRVRGDDDFWSWRDAMYALAATLDPDALHAAALAVYRAMLAAGYTAVAEFHYLHRDPQGRWYADRAAMARALVEAAKSAGIAICLLPALYAQGDAGGVPLSPRQQRFAATSDAVLGIARDLRSTYARDPAVTIGVCAHSLRAVTPGELRALVDGSPRDVPVHLHVAEQTREVEAVEAALGARPAAWLLEHFDVDARWCFIHATHLDERERDGLARSGAVAGLCPTTEANLGDGLFALAPYLRAGGAFGIGSDSNVSIAPVEELRWLEYGQRLLHRRRIVAATGDGASAGETLYRGAAAGGARACGFAAGTIAPQQRADFVVLDDAQPPLAGAPPHELLDRYVFAADRAAPRAVMSGGRWRAGAPSA, from the coding sequence ATGCGGCTGTTCGCACAGACGGCGCTCCTCCCCAGCGGCTGGGCGCCCGACGTCGCGATCGAGATCGCGCCGGACGGGACGATCCTGAGCGCCGTTCCGGGATCGCGCGTTTCACCGGACGACGAGCGGATCGACGGCCCGCTGATCCCCGGGATCGCGAACCTGCACTCGCACGCGTTTCAGCGCGCGATGGCGGGAACCGCGGAGCGCCGCGTCCGCGGCGACGATGATTTCTGGTCGTGGCGCGATGCGATGTACGCGCTCGCGGCGACGCTCGATCCCGACGCGCTGCACGCGGCGGCGCTCGCCGTCTACCGCGCGATGCTCGCGGCCGGCTACACCGCGGTCGCGGAGTTCCACTATCTGCACCGCGATCCGCAGGGACGCTGGTACGCCGACCGTGCCGCGATGGCGCGCGCGCTCGTCGAAGCGGCGAAAAGCGCGGGGATCGCGATCTGTCTCCTGCCGGCGCTCTACGCGCAGGGCGACGCCGGCGGCGTGCCGCTTTCGCCGCGCCAGCAGCGGTTTGCCGCGACGTCCGACGCCGTGCTCGGCATCGCCCGCGATCTGCGCTCGACGTACGCGCGCGACCCGGCGGTGACGATCGGCGTCTGCGCGCACTCGCTGCGCGCGGTGACGCCCGGCGAACTGCGCGCACTCGTCGACGGATCACCGCGCGACGTCCCGGTGCACCTGCACGTCGCCGAACAGACGCGCGAAGTCGAGGCGGTGGAGGCGGCGCTCGGCGCGCGCCCCGCGGCGTGGCTGCTGGAGCACTTCGACGTCGACGCGCGCTGGTGTTTCATCCACGCGACGCATCTCGACGAACGCGAGCGCGACGGGCTCGCGCGCAGCGGCGCCGTCGCCGGCCTGTGTCCGACGACCGAGGCGAATCTCGGCGACGGGCTCTTTGCGCTCGCGCCGTACCTGCGTGCCGGAGGCGCGTTCGGGATCGGCTCCGACAGCAACGTCTCGATCGCGCCGGTCGAAGAACTGCGCTGGCTCGAGTACGGTCAGCGCCTGCTCCATCGCCGCCGCATCGTCGCAGCGACCGGCGACGGCGCGTCCGCCGGTGAGACGCTGTACCGCGGCGCGGCGGCGGGCGGCGCGCGCGCGTGCGGATTCGCCGCCGGGACGATCGCGCCGCAGCAGCGCGCCGATTTCGTCGTCCTCGACGACGCGCAGCCGCCGCTGGCGGGCGCGCCCCCGCACGAACTGCTCGACCGCTACGTGTTCGCGGCCGACCGCGCCGCGCCGCGCGCCGTCATGAGCGGCGGCCGCTGGCGCGCGGGCGCGCCGTCAGCGTGA